A stretch of Paludisphaera rhizosphaerae DNA encodes these proteins:
- a CDS encoding glycoside hydrolase family 9 protein, whose protein sequence is MIARDGLTHKAIRPRGAAWYPRVMKRIIALLIVALGLISPVVAVPPPAGPGPWIRVNQVGYLSGDPKVAVLSGPIALSGTFRVGSLEASIGPDQGAWGPFAHNYRLDFSAVKTPGRYRVEFGATSSPEFAIGPDAYAEVPKALIHFMQIQRCGDDPIAGQPKCHLQDAIDVETNEKVDLVGGWHDAADRLKHMITTSYCVAALKLVQDDGAQAEARHGAPLIKKLHPKPDVIYVQIGDDRDHRPPQTLWHDDQSDYGHGLGGPRSAWPATGKPEGPKYKNASTGKASLAARCAAAMALNGNVETARSMYRLAKASPGVAMSVPVLAPHYYGESTDKDDLEWGAVELYRATNESAFLADAVAFADQAGDNVWMGRDAHGHYEFFPYVNLAHWRLHDLVAPDVQARVAGYYRSGLERIRDRAMKNPYRIGTPVVWCSTNDVIAFATQGRLYEAMTGDDQFRTLAAEARDWIFGRNPWGVSFVIGVPEAGVASSRPHHMFYKLAGRAPVGGLVDGPVTKAINDSLKFSPFADDPLAPFQSDFAVFHDDFADFSTNEPIIDGTVSLLLMLGVWK, encoded by the coding sequence ATGATCGCCCGCGACGGCCTGACGCACAAGGCGATTCGCCCGCGTGGGGCGGCGTGGTATCCTCGGGTCATGAAGAGGATCATCGCGCTTTTGATCGTGGCCCTGGGCCTGATATCCCCGGTCGTCGCCGTACCGCCGCCAGCCGGTCCGGGTCCGTGGATCCGCGTCAATCAGGTGGGTTACCTGTCGGGCGACCCGAAGGTCGCCGTCCTTTCGGGACCGATCGCTCTCTCGGGGACGTTTCGCGTCGGGAGCCTTGAAGCCTCCATTGGCCCGGACCAGGGGGCGTGGGGGCCGTTCGCCCACAACTATCGGCTGGATTTCTCGGCCGTGAAGACGCCGGGGCGGTATCGCGTGGAGTTCGGCGCGACCTCGTCGCCGGAGTTCGCGATCGGTCCAGACGCCTATGCCGAGGTCCCGAAGGCGCTCATCCATTTCATGCAGATCCAGCGCTGCGGAGACGACCCAATCGCCGGCCAACCGAAGTGCCACCTTCAAGACGCGATTGACGTCGAAACGAACGAGAAGGTCGATCTCGTCGGCGGCTGGCATGACGCGGCCGATCGGCTCAAGCACATGATCACGACCTCGTACTGCGTCGCGGCGTTGAAGCTCGTTCAGGACGACGGGGCCCAGGCCGAGGCTCGCCATGGCGCTCCCTTGATCAAGAAGCTGCATCCCAAGCCTGATGTGATCTACGTCCAGATCGGCGACGACCGCGATCATCGGCCGCCGCAGACGCTCTGGCACGACGACCAGTCCGACTACGGCCACGGTCTCGGCGGCCCGCGTTCCGCCTGGCCGGCGACAGGGAAGCCCGAGGGGCCGAAGTACAAGAACGCCTCCACCGGCAAGGCCAGTCTCGCCGCCCGATGCGCCGCGGCGATGGCCCTGAACGGCAACGTGGAGACGGCGCGGTCAATGTACCGGCTGGCGAAGGCGAGCCCCGGCGTGGCTATGTCGGTCCCGGTGCTCGCGCCCCACTACTACGGCGAGAGCACCGACAAGGACGACCTCGAATGGGGGGCCGTCGAACTCTACCGAGCCACCAACGAGTCCGCCTTCCTGGCTGACGCCGTCGCCTTCGCCGATCAGGCCGGCGACAACGTCTGGATGGGCCGCGACGCCCACGGACATTACGAGTTCTTCCCTTACGTCAACCTGGCCCACTGGCGGCTCCACGACCTCGTCGCGCCCGACGTGCAGGCGAGGGTGGCGGGCTACTATCGCTCGGGCCTGGAACGGATCCGCGACCGGGCGATGAAGAACCCGTACCGCATCGGCACGCCGGTCGTCTGGTGCTCGACGAACGACGTGATCGCATTTGCGACCCAGGGTCGGTTGTACGAGGCGATGACCGGCGACGACCAGTTCCGCACCTTGGCCGCCGAGGCTCGCGACTGGATCTTCGGCCGGAACCCGTGGGGCGTCTCGTTCGTCATCGGCGTCCCTGAGGCGGGCGTGGCGTCGAGCCGGCCGCACCACATGTTCTACAAGCTCGCCGGCCGCGCGCCGGTCGGAGGCCTGGTCGACGGGCCGGTGACGAAGGCGATCAACGACTCTTTGAAGTTCTCCCCGTTCGCCGACGACCCGCTCGCGCCGTTCCAGTCCGACTTCGCCGTCTTCCACGACGACTTCGCCGACTTCTCCACCAACGAGCCGATCATCGACGGTACGGTCTCACTCTTGCTGATGCTGGGTGTATGGAAGTGA